In Microbacterium sp. No. 7, the genomic window AGAGGCTGAGCTGCCGGCTCGCGGCCAGGCGCAGCACGTCGCTCGTCGCGATCGACAGCATGGCGCCGTCGAGCCGGCGATCGGCCATGCCTGCGGGGTGCAGCAGGCGGTCGGTGACCTGCGTGCGCAGCCGGTGCTGCACGGTCTGCATGCCGAAGAAGCCCATCCGCGAGCCGAACCGGAAGCCCATCGACATGACGGCGATGTCGGCCAGCAGCACCGCCAGCCACCAGACGAGGGCGCCCGGATCGCCCGTCGCGATGCTCCGGTCGATCGCGAGGCCCGCGATCACCGGCAGCATGGCGGCGGCGACCTGGCCGACGATCAGCAGCAGCGTCGCGGGAACCGTGTACGACCAGGCGGCGGCGATCACCCGCCACGTGAACCGCGTCGGCGTGGTGCCCTCGTCGTACGCGATGGGCGCCGACGTCAGCGGCTCGCGCGGAGCCTGGAACCACAGCGGCCAGCGCACGCCGAACCAGCGGGGCCGCAGGGCGGCATCCGCCGTGCTCTCGGCATCCGTGACGGGGGAGACGGGGACCATCCGGGGCGCGTTCATCGCTCCCAAGGATAGGCATGCCTTAGCGCGGACCATGCTTTCCGGGCGCGGTGTCAGGAGGTGAAACAGGGCGTCGACGGCATAGGTTAGCCTGGGCTAATATTCAACCGATGAATGTGCAATCGATGCGGGCCGGCCTCGGCGTCCCGGCGACGTCCCCGGTGCCGCCGGCCGCGTTCGCCGTGAGCGGCGCCGCGTCGGGCATCGGGCGCGCGATCGCCCTGCGGCTGGCCGCGGCCGGCGCGTCGCTCGCCCTGCTCGACCGCGATGCTGATCGGCTGCACTCGGTCGCCGCCGAGACCGCGCGAGCCGGTGCGGCGGCGACGCTCGTCCTCGCGGCCGACGTCGCCGACGACGACGCGGTGGCCGCGGCGTTCGCGCGGGCGGAGGCCCGGGGCCCCCTCGACGGCCTCGTCTCGGCGGCCGGCGTGCTCGAGCCCGGCAGGCTCGACGACACGACCCCCGGCGCCTGGCAGCGCCACCTCGACGTCAACGCCACCGGTCCCTTCCACCTGCTGCGGCACGGCGCCCCGCGCGTGCGCGACGGCGGCTCCGTCGTCGTCGTGAGCTCGAACGCCGCGCGCGTGCCGCGCACGGGCATGCTCGCCTACGCCGCCTCGAAGGCCGCCGCGTCGGCTCTCACGCGATGCGCGGGCCTGGAGCTCGCCGAACGCGGCATCCGCTGCAACGTCGTAGAGCCCGGCTCGACCGACACGCCCATGCAGCGCACGCTCTGGCCCGATGCCGAGGCGGGAGCGCGCGCGGCGATCGGCGGCGACCCCGCGGCGTTCCGCGTCGGCATCCCGCTCGGGCGCATCGCCGACCCGGGCGACGTGGCGGAGCTCGTGTGCTTTCTGCTGTCGGATGCCGCCCGGCACATCACGCTGCAGCAGATCTTCGTAGATGGAGGTGCGTCGCTATGACGGGGCAGAAGAGAGTGCTGTTCGCGGGGGACACGACGGTCGACGGCGCCGTCGTGCGCACGCTGCGCGGGGCGGGATCGTCGTGGGCGGACGAGGTGATCGGCGGGCTGGCGCCGGGGGAGCGCGCCGTCGCCGCCCTCTCGTTCGAGCCCGACGGCCCCGGTGTCGCGCACGTCGTCTCGGGCGGCACGGACGATCGCGGGCGCGAGGCGCCCTCCGGCGACGACCCGGAGCGGTCGCATCGCATCGAGGCGCGCCCCACGCCCGAGGAGTACGCCGCGAACGTGCGGTTCGCGCTCGAGCGCATCCGCGCCGGTGCGGTGCAGAAGGTCGTGCTGGGCCGCGGGCTCGACGTCTTCAGCACGCCCCCGCTCGAGCCGGCCGCCGTGCTGGGCGGACTGCTGCGTCGTCGTCCCGGGCGCTACGTGTTCGGCGTGCCGCTGGACGACGGGCCGGAGTCGCCGCAGCTCATCGGCGCGAGCCCCGAGCTGCTCGTGCGGCGCACCGGCCGCGACCTCGTGAGCTTCCCGCTCGCGGGCTCGGTGCCGCGCTCGGACGACCCGGTGCGCGACCTGGAGCGCGCGGCGCTGCTCGCCGAGTCGGCGAAGGACCTCGCCGAGCACGCGTTCGTCGTCGACGAGATCGTCGCCATGCTCCGCCCGCACTGCGTGCGCATCGAGGCCGACGCCGCGCCGCGCGTGATCTCGACCGACACGCTGCACCACCTCGGCACGCAGATCCGCGCCGAGCTCGCCGATCCCTCGAGCCGCGCGCTGAGCGCGCTGCACGTCGCGCAGCTGCTGCAGCCGACACCCGCGGTCGGCGGCGTGCCGCGTCGCGCGGCCCTCGACGTGATCGCGCGCCTGGAGAGCGACCGGGGCCCGCTGACCGGCGCGGTCGGCTGGGTCGACGCCGACGGCGACGGCGAGTTCGCCGTGACCATCCGGGCCGGCGTGCTCGAGGGCGACCGGCTGCGGCTGTACGCCGGGGCGGGCATCGTCGCCGGCTCCGACCCCGACGCCGAGGTGCGCGAGACGGGCGCCAAGCTCGCCACGATGCTGGGCGCGGTCGGACTGTGAGCGGCGGCGGAGCGGTGAGGAGCGCGATCGCCGACGTGCGCGGCTGGCCCCAGGAGTTCCGGGAGCGCTACCGCGCGCGCGGCCACTGGACCGACGAGACGTTCGCCTCGTTCGTCGAAGACCGCACGGCGCGGTTCGCCCCCCGCGTCGCCGTGGTCGGCGTCGACGCCTACGGCACCGAGCAGAGCTGGACCTACGCCGAGCTGGGCTCCCGCGCCCGGGCGGCGGCGTGCCGCTTCGCGGGGCTCGGCGTCGCGCCGGGCGACCGCGTCGTGGTCGCGCTGCCCAACGTCGTCGAGTACCTTGAGGCGCTGCTCGGGCTGTTCCGCCTCGGCGCCGTGCCCGTGTTCGCGCTGCCGTCGCACCGCGAGGTCGAGCTCACGCAGTTCTGCGCCCTCGCCGACGCGGCCGCCCTCGTCGTCTCGGCGGGCGCCGACCGCGTCGACCATGCGGCGCTGTACGCCGACGTGTCGGATCGGCTGCGCGCGGAGGGCGTGCGCCCCCCGCAGCTCGTCGACGTGAACCTGTGGCGGCAGAACCCGTGGACGGCCGCGCCGTCGACCGTGCCGCTGCCGACCGCGCACGCCGAGCAGATCGCGTTCCTGCAGCTGTCGGGCGGCACGACGGGCGTGTCGAAGCTGATCCCGCGCACGCACGCCGACTACCTCTACTCCGTGCGCGCGAGCGCCGAGATCTGCGGGCTCGACGAGAGCACGCGCATGCTCGTCGCGCTGCCTGCGGCGCACAACTTCCCCATGAGCTCGCCGGGCATCCTCGGCGTGCTGCACACCGGAGGCACGGTCGTGCTGGCATCCGATCCGAGCCCGCGCACCGCGTTCCGCCTCATCGAGCGGCACCGCGTGACGACGGCGGCGCTCGTGCCGCCGCTCGCGCAGGCGTGGATCGCGGCGGCACGGCGCCGGGCGCCCCGGCTGGAGAGCCTGACGACGCTGCAGGTCGGCGGCGCACGACTCGCCGACACCGTCGCCGCCGAGATCGGCGAGGTGCTCGGCGCGCGCCTGCAGCAGGTGTTCGGCATGGCCGAGGGGCTCGTGAACTACACGCGCGCCGACGATCCCGACGAGCTCGTCGTCTCGACGCAGGGACGGCCGATCAGCCCCGACGACGAGATCCGCGTCGTCGACGAGAACGACGTCGACGTCGCCCCGGGCGAGGAGGGCAGCCTGCTCACCCGCGGTCCGTACACGATCCGCGGCTACTACCGCTCGCCCCGCGCCGACGCCGACTCGTTCACCGACGACGGCTTCTACCGCACGGGCGACCGCGTGCGCCGGCTGCCGTCGGGCCACCTCGTCGTGACGGGCCGCGACAGCGACCAGGTGAACCGCGGCGGCGAGAAGGTCTCCGTCGACGAGCTGGAGAACGTCGTGCTCACGCATCCGGACGTGCGCGACGCGGTCGTCGTCGGCGTGCCCGACGCCTACCTGGGCGAGCGCGTCGTGCTCGTCGCGCAGACCGAGCGAGCCGCCGACCGCCCCGATCTCGCGGGCTTCCTGCGCGACGCGGGGCTCGCCGCCTACAAGATCCCCGACAGCGTGGTGTTCCTCGACGAGCTGCCCGTCACGCACGTCGGAAAGAACAGCCGCCGAGAGCTGCGCCGCCTGCTCTCCCAGAACCTTCGGAAGGACGTGCCGGCATGAGCCTCCCCACCGCCGTCGACTACGCCGCCCCCGTGACCGAGCTGCCCGCGAGCCGGGCGGCGTGGAGCCTGGACGCCGCGCGCGCGGCCGTGCTCGTGCACGACCTGCAGCGCTACTTCGTGCGCCCCTACGCCGAGACGTGCGCGGCGCTGCGCACGGCGATCGCCGCGACGGCCGAGATCCTCGCCGCCGCGCGCGAGCGGGGCGTGCCCGTGTTCTACACGGCGCAGCACGGCGACCAGGACCAGGCGGAGCGCGGCCTGCAGCGCGACCTGTGGGGCCCCGGCATGCGCGCGATCCCCGAGCACACCGACATCGTCGCCGAGGTCGCGCCCGCACCCGGCGACACCGTGCTGCAGAAGCACCGCTACAGCGCCTTCGCGCGCAGCGACCTCGCCGAGCGGCTCGCCGCCGCCTCCCGCGACCAGCTCGTGATCGCGGGCGTCTACGCGCACATCGGCATCGCGGCGACGGCGATGGAGGCGTTCCAGCGCGAGATCCAGCCCTTCGTCGTCGCCGACGGCGTCGCCGACCTGGGCGAGGAGCAGCACCGGCTCGCGCTCGCCCAGATCGCGGGATGCTGCGGCGTCGTGCTGCGCGCCGGCGACGTCGTCGCGACGCTGCGCGATCGCGGTGCCGGCGAGGGCGACGCCGATCCGGGTGCCGGCGAGGGCGTCGACGCCCTCCTGCACGAGAGCCTGCGCACGCTCGTCGACCCCGAGCAGGTCTCCCAGGCGTTCGCCCAGCCGGATGCCGACCTCTTCGCGCTCGGTCTCGACTCGCTGCGCGCGTTCGAGCTGCTCGACGCCCTCGCCGACGACGGCATCGACATCGAGTTCGGCGACTTCGTGCGCACGCCCACCGTGAGCTGGCTGCGCGCGCAGGCCGCCGTGGCTGTGCGCTGCTGAGATGCCGCACGACGCCGACCACGACTGGCTTCCGCTCACCGCCGCGCAGCAGGGACTGTTCTTCGCGCACCAGCTCGACCCGCGGAGCACCGCCTACACGACGGCCGAGGTCGTCGACCTGCACGGCGACGTCGACGCCGACCGGCTCGCCGCGGCGGTCGCCGCCGCGTATCGGGAGTTCCCGCAGCTGCGCACCGAGTTCCGGCTCACGGCGCAGGGACCCGAGCAGCGCGTGCGTCCGCCCGCGCCCGTGCCGTTCGACGTCGTCGGCGCGGGCAGCGACGAGGATGCCGATCGCGCGATCCGCGCCGCCCTGGAACGGCCGTTCGACCTGCCGGCGGGCGAGACCACGAGGACCGGGCTCGTCCGGCTGCCCGGCCGTCGTGCGCAGTGGTGGCACGCCGCGCACCACGTCGTATGCGACGGCTACGGCGCCCAGCAGCTGCTGCGCCGCATCGCCGAGCTGTACGCGGGCGCCGAGGAGCGGCCGCCCGTGCCGCTCGCGGCGCTCGTCGCGGAGGACCACCGGGCGCCGGCGTCGGAGGCGTTCTGGGACGAGCGGCTCGCGGCGATGACCGGATCGGCCTCGCTCGCGGGCCGCGTGCAGACGCCGGCGCCCCGCGCGATCCGCCGCGCGCTCGCGCTCGACGACGAGCTGCAGGCGGCGATCGCCGGCGGCGCACGCCGGCTCGGCACGACCTGGGCCGACCTGCTCGTCGCCGCGGCCGGGAGCTACGTCGCCCGGTTCACCGGAGGCGCATCGGCGCGCATCGGCCTGCCGCTCATGAACCGCGCCCTCCCCGGCGTCGGCGCGCTCGTCGCCGCGCAGACCGTGTGCACCGCGATGAACGTGCTGCCCGCGACGATCCCGGCATCCGGCACCGTCGCCGACGCCCTCGACGCGACCCGCGCCGAGCAGCGCGCGCTGCGCGCGCACCCGTTCGAGCGGCAGGAACGGCTCGCCCGGCGCCTCGCGCGACGATCGGGGACCGACCTGTTCGGCCTGCAGGTCAACCTCATCCCGTTCGGCCTCGAGCTGACGTTCGGCGACACGTCCGGGACGGTGCGCAACGTCACCGCGGGTCCCGTCGAGGATCTCACGCTCACGGTGCGCGGCACCCCCGGCCGCGGGCGCGACGTGCGCCTCGAGCTCGACGCGCACCCGGCGCTGTACGACGACGATGACCTCGACCTGCACCTCGAGCGGCTGCGGCACTGGATCGGCGTGTGGGCCGCCGCCGACGCCGAGACGCCGGTCGACGATCTCGAGCTGCTGCCGGACGACGAGCGGCGACGCCTCGTCCCGGCCGGCGGGTTCAACGACACGGCCGTCGCACGCGAGCCGCGCACCCTCGGACAGCGGTTCGCCGCCCAGGCCGCGCGCACGCCGTCGGCCGTCGCCCTGCGCCACGCCGGCGAGAGCCGCGCCTACTGCGACCTCGACGCGGCCGCGCGCCGCATCGCGACGCTGCTCGTGCGCGGTGGCGTGCGGCCGGGCGACGCGGTGGGCGTGCGGCTCGAGCGGGGATTCGGGCTCTACGAGGCGATCCACGCGCTCGCGCTGATCGGCGCGGTCTACCTGCCGATCGACGTCGAGCTGCCCGCCGCGCGCATCGCCGACATGCTCGAGGACGCGCGGTCGGTCCTGGTGATCGACGATGAGACGCTCGCCGACGCGCGGCGGGAGCAGCCGTGGCAGGGCGACGTCTTCGACGACGTCGACGCGCCCGCGTACCTGCTCTTCACCTCGGGCTCGACGGGACGGCCGAAGGGCGTGCTCGTGTCGCACCGCGCGATCGACAACCGCCTCGCGTGGATGCAGCACCATCTCGCGCTCGCGCCCGATGAGCGCGTGCTGCACAAGACGCCGATCTCGTTCGACGTGTCCGTGTGGGAGCTGTTCTGGCCGCTGCAGCAGGGCGCCGCGGTCGTGATCGCGCCGCCCGGCGCGCACCGCGATCCCCGCGAGATCGCCCGCCTCCTCGTCGACGAGCGCGTCGGCGTCGTGCACTTCGTGCCGTCGATGCTGCGCGCCTTCCTCGACGATCGCGTCAGCCGCGGCGTCCTCGCGACGGCGGACGCCGCCCGTCCGCGGGCCGTCGTCACGAGCGGCGAGGCGCTCACCGCCGAGCTCGTCGCGGGCTCCCGGGAGGTGTTCGGCGTCTTCCCCGTCAACCTCTACGGCCCCACCGAGGCGGCCGTCGACATCACCGCGTGGGACTGCGGGCCCGACGATGCCGCGCCCGGCACGGCCGTGCCGATCGGACGGCCGGTGTGGAACTCCTCGTGCCTCGTGCTCGACGCCCGCCTGAGGCCCGTGCCGATCGGCGCCACCGGGGAGCTCTGGCTCGGCGGCGTGCAGCTCGCGATCGGCTACGTCGGCCGGGCGGACCTGACGGCGCAGCGCTTCGTGGAGACCCCGTGGGGCCGCCTCTACCGCACGGGCGACCTCGCCGCCTGGCGCCCCGACGGCGCCCTCCGCTACGGCGGGCGCATCGACGACCAGGTGAAGATCCGCGGCCAGCGCGTCGAGCTGGGCGAGATCGAGGCCGTGCTGCTGGGCGCGGCCGATGCCGCCGGCGTGCGAGGGGTCGCGGTCGGCGCCGAGGGCGGGCGCCTGGTCGCCTGGTTCGCGGCGGACGGCGAGACGGACGGCGACGGGGCCCGCGGCCTCGTCGCGGGGCTGCGCGCCGCCGCCGAGGCCCGCCTGCCGGCCGGGTTCGTGCCGGCGGAGTGGATCCGCGTGCCGCAGATCCCGCTGTCGCCGAGCGGGAAGACCGACCGGCGTCGCCTGCGCGAGCAGTGGCCGGCCGGCACGTCCGTGCCCGCGGACGGCACGGGTCCGCGGGATCTGCTCGAGCAGCGCCTCTGCGCCGCGTTCGCGGACGTGCTCGGGATGCCGTCGGCGCCCGCCGACGCCGACTTCTTCGCGCTCGGCGGCGACTCGCTGTCGGTGCTGCGGCTCATCGGCCGCATCGAGGACGAGTGCGCGCTCGAGCCGCGGCTCTCGGACGTCTTCGCGCACCCCACGCCCGCCGCCCTCGCCGCGGCCCTCGCGGGGCGCGGGACGGACGACGGCGCCGCGACCTCCGACTTCGACGAGCTGCTGACGCTGCGCCGCGGCGAGCCCGGCGGCGCCCCGCTCTTCCTGCTGCCGCCCGCGGGCGGCCTCGGCTGGTGCTACACGAGCCTGCTGCCGTCGCTGCCCCGCGACCTCCCCGTGCACGTGGTCCAGGCGCCGGGGCTGGGCGAGGGCGCGCCGCAGCCGGCGGCCTCGCTCGGCGCGCTCGCGCGCCGCCAGCTCGCGGCGATCCGGGCGGTCGTCCCGGACGGCCCCTTCCACGTCGCGGGCTGGTCGCTGGGCGGCATGGCGGCGCACGCGGTGGCCGCCCTGGCGCGGAGCGAGGGCCAGCCGGTCGGAGCGGTCGTGCTGCTCGACGCCTATCCCGCCGAGCAGTGGCAGCACCTGTCGGAGCCGACCGAGGCAGACGCGCTGCTCGGCGTGCTGCGGCTCGCGGGCCTCGACGAGACCGATCCCCGCCGCGCCGCCCGGCTCGACCGCGCCGAGGTCGCCCGGCGCCTGCGCGGCTCGGGGAGCGCGCTGGCCGCCCTGCCCGAACGGCTGCTGAACGGGTGCATCGCGAGCGTGATCGAGGCCGCGCGCATCGTGCGCACGGCGCCGCCGGGCGTCCTGCCCGGCGACCTGACCCTCATCGAGGCCGCCGCCCCGCGCAGCGAGACCCATCTCGATCCCGAGGGATGGCACGGCCACGTCGCGGGCGAGGTGCGGATCGTGCGCTTGCCCGTCACGCACGCCGAGCTCGTGCGCCGGCCGGCCGCCGCCGAGGTCGCCGCGGTGATAGCGTCGGAGGTCCAGCGCCAGGGGCACCGCGAAAGGACTCTCGTGTGACCGTCGTCCGGTTCGTGGAGGCCTCGGGGCACGGGCTCGCCGGGGAGCGAGAGCGCGGGTTCACGCGGACGCGCGGCACGGCCTCCCTGACCGACGTCGAGACGGCGCGCCGCGATCGCCTCGTGCACGCCGAGGATCGCGCCGCCTACGAGGCGGCGCATCTGCTGGCGCGCGACGTCGCCGGCGAACTGCTCGGCCGCGATCCCGGGGCGCTCGTGCTGGCGCAGCGATGCGAGGGATGCGGGAGCGACGAGCACGGCGTGCCGCGGATCGTCGGCGCGCCCGACGACGTGCACGTGAGCCTGAGCCACGCGCGGGGCGTGGTCGCCGCCATCGCCGCGCGGCGGCCGTGCGGCGTCGACGTGGAGCGGATGCCGGGCGCCGTGCCGGCGGGGGCGCTGACGCCCGCCGAGCGCGCGTGGCTGGAGGGCGAGGCGCAGCCCGCGCGGGCCGCCCTGGCGCTGTGGACGCGCAAGGAGTGCCTCGTCAAGGCGGGGCTCGCGACGCT contains:
- a CDS encoding 4'-phosphopantetheinyl transferase family protein produces the protein MTVVRFVEASGHGLAGERERGFTRTRGTASLTDVETARRDRLVHAEDRAAYEAAHLLARDVAGELLGRDPGALVLAQRCEGCGSDEHGVPRIVGAPDDVHVSLSHARGVVAAIAARRPCGVDVERMPGAVPAGALTPAERAWLEGEAQPARAALALWTRKECLVKAGLATLDRVHAVDARRAPDGVRFGEWQGRSALGSWCVVDESGGMSGF
- a CDS encoding (2,3-dihydroxybenzoyl)adenylate synthase, yielding MRSAIADVRGWPQEFRERYRARGHWTDETFASFVEDRTARFAPRVAVVGVDAYGTEQSWTYAELGSRARAAACRFAGLGVAPGDRVVVALPNVVEYLEALLGLFRLGAVPVFALPSHREVELTQFCALADAAALVVSAGADRVDHAALYADVSDRLRAEGVRPPQLVDVNLWRQNPWTAAPSTVPLPTAHAEQIAFLQLSGGTTGVSKLIPRTHADYLYSVRASAEICGLDESTRMLVALPAAHNFPMSSPGILGVLHTGGTVVLASDPSPRTAFRLIERHRVTTAALVPPLAQAWIAAARRRAPRLESLTTLQVGGARLADTVAAEIGEVLGARLQQVFGMAEGLVNYTRADDPDELVVSTQGRPISPDDEIRVVDENDVDVAPGEEGSLLTRGPYTIRGYYRSPRADADSFTDDGFYRTGDRVRRLPSGHLVVTGRDSDQVNRGGEKVSVDELENVVLTHPDVRDAVVVGVPDAYLGERVVLVAQTERAADRPDLAGFLRDAGLAAYKIPDSVVFLDELPVTHVGKNSRRELRRLLSQNLRKDVPA
- a CDS encoding isochorismatase family protein gives rise to the protein MSLPTAVDYAAPVTELPASRAAWSLDAARAAVLVHDLQRYFVRPYAETCAALRTAIAATAEILAAARERGVPVFYTAQHGDQDQAERGLQRDLWGPGMRAIPEHTDIVAEVAPAPGDTVLQKHRYSAFARSDLAERLAAASRDQLVIAGVYAHIGIAATAMEAFQREIQPFVVADGVADLGEEQHRLALAQIAGCCGVVLRAGDVVATLRDRGAGEGDADPGAGEGVDALLHESLRTLVDPEQVSQAFAQPDADLFALGLDSLRAFELLDALADDGIDIEFGDFVRTPTVSWLRAQAAVAVRC
- a CDS encoding SDR family oxidoreductase yields the protein MNVQSMRAGLGVPATSPVPPAAFAVSGAASGIGRAIALRLAAAGASLALLDRDADRLHSVAAETARAGAAATLVLAADVADDDAVAAAFARAEARGPLDGLVSAAGVLEPGRLDDTTPGAWQRHLDVNATGPFHLLRHGAPRVRDGGSVVVVSSNAARVPRTGMLAYAASKAAASALTRCAGLELAERGIRCNVVEPGSTDTPMQRTLWPDAEAGARAAIGGDPAAFRVGIPLGRIADPGDVAELVCFLLSDAARHITLQQIFVDGGASL
- a CDS encoding non-ribosomal peptide synthetase, translating into MPHDADHDWLPLTAAQQGLFFAHQLDPRSTAYTTAEVVDLHGDVDADRLAAAVAAAYREFPQLRTEFRLTAQGPEQRVRPPAPVPFDVVGAGSDEDADRAIRAALERPFDLPAGETTRTGLVRLPGRRAQWWHAAHHVVCDGYGAQQLLRRIAELYAGAEERPPVPLAALVAEDHRAPASEAFWDERLAAMTGSASLAGRVQTPAPRAIRRALALDDELQAAIAGGARRLGTTWADLLVAAAGSYVARFTGGASARIGLPLMNRALPGVGALVAAQTVCTAMNVLPATIPASGTVADALDATRAEQRALRAHPFERQERLARRLARRSGTDLFGLQVNLIPFGLELTFGDTSGTVRNVTAGPVEDLTLTVRGTPGRGRDVRLELDAHPALYDDDDLDLHLERLRHWIGVWAAADAETPVDDLELLPDDERRRLVPAGGFNDTAVAREPRTLGQRFAAQAARTPSAVALRHAGESRAYCDLDAAARRIATLLVRGGVRPGDAVGVRLERGFGLYEAIHALALIGAVYLPIDVELPAARIADMLEDARSVLVIDDETLADARREQPWQGDVFDDVDAPAYLLFTSGSTGRPKGVLVSHRAIDNRLAWMQHHLALAPDERVLHKTPISFDVSVWELFWPLQQGAAVVIAPPGAHRDPREIARLLVDERVGVVHFVPSMLRAFLDDRVSRGVLATADAARPRAVVTSGEALTAELVAGSREVFGVFPVNLYGPTEAAVDITAWDCGPDDAAPGTAVPIGRPVWNSSCLVLDARLRPVPIGATGELWLGGVQLAIGYVGRADLTAQRFVETPWGRLYRTGDLAAWRPDGALRYGGRIDDQVKIRGQRVELGEIEAVLLGAADAAGVRGVAVGAEGGRLVAWFAADGETDGDGARGLVAGLRAAAEARLPAGFVPAEWIRVPQIPLSPSGKTDRRRLREQWPAGTSVPADGTGPRDLLEQRLCAAFADVLGMPSAPADADFFALGGDSLSVLRLIGRIEDECALEPRLSDVFAHPTPAALAAALAGRGTDDGAATSDFDELLTLRRGEPGGAPLFLLPPAGGLGWCYTSLLPSLPRDLPVHVVQAPGLGEGAPQPAASLGALARRQLAAIRAVVPDGPFHVAGWSLGGMAAHAVAALARSEGQPVGAVVLLDAYPAEQWQHLSEPTEADALLGVLRLAGLDETDPRRAARLDRAEVARRLRGSGSALAALPERLLNGCIASVIEAARIVRTAPPGVLPGDLTLIEAAAPRSETHLDPEGWHGHVAGEVRIVRLPVTHAELVRRPAAAEVAAVIASEVQRQGHRERTLV
- a CDS encoding isochorismate synthase — translated: MTGQKRVLFAGDTTVDGAVVRTLRGAGSSWADEVIGGLAPGERAVAALSFEPDGPGVAHVVSGGTDDRGREAPSGDDPERSHRIEARPTPEEYAANVRFALERIRAGAVQKVVLGRGLDVFSTPPLEPAAVLGGLLRRRPGRYVFGVPLDDGPESPQLIGASPELLVRRTGRDLVSFPLAGSVPRSDDPVRDLERAALLAESAKDLAEHAFVVDEIVAMLRPHCVRIEADAAPRVISTDTLHHLGTQIRAELADPSSRALSALHVAQLLQPTPAVGGVPRRAALDVIARLESDRGPLTGAVGWVDADGDGEFAVTIRAGVLEGDRLRLYAGAGIVAGSDPDAEVRETGAKLATMLGAVGL